The Cellulomonas sp. S1-8 genome has a window encoding:
- a CDS encoding ComEC/Rec2 family competence protein, translated as MSVGPSVAAVALDLRLVPPAVAAWCAAVVVVHAPQAVARAVLLPGALLAGAAAVVLAAAVRHVVRGAGAPTPGRATGPGRLRRAAPAVVLGVATAAAVLVSGAVAQEQRAPAPLTAAAAQGRAVEVVGWVSTGSRPAGGADPRLRFTVTASALRFDGRWHRVAAPVEVVAPAAPPLGSTVQLRGTLTATTRGERAAVVLRAGDDPAVTGAPHPAHAGAGRVRAAARTVAAGMPADVRGLLPAVTVGDTGAVPADLVTAMRAAGLAHVMAVSGAHFAILGALVLAAAGAVGAPLPVRVAAVALAGTGLLLVVGPSPSVVRAAVMGGVGLLGLVAGRRAAGPAALAAAVVALLVADPWLGVDVGFALSVAATAGLVVLGRPLVERWSPRCGRDAAALLAAPVAAQVGCLPVTLALWPTLGPWAVAANLVVAPAVAPATVLGLLAALLAGPWPAAAGVVAAGAGAACWWIAAVARCAAGLPGASLAWWPGAGGAVTAAVAVVAAAVLVLRRPRPG; from the coding sequence GTGAGCGTCGGGCCGTCGGTCGCCGCGGTGGCGCTCGACCTGAGGCTCGTCCCGCCCGCCGTCGCGGCGTGGTGCGCGGCGGTGGTCGTGGTGCACGCCCCCCAGGCCGTGGCGCGTGCGGTCCTGCTGCCCGGTGCGCTGCTGGCCGGTGCGGCGGCTGTCGTGCTGGCGGCGGCGGTCCGGCACGTCGTGCGGGGTGCGGGTGCACCGACCCCCGGACGTGCGACCGGCCCCGGGCGGCTGCGTCGCGCGGCGCCGGCCGTCGTGCTGGGCGTCGCGACCGCGGCCGCCGTGCTCGTCAGCGGTGCGGTCGCGCAGGAGCAGCGCGCTCCCGCGCCGCTCACGGCCGCGGCCGCGCAGGGCCGGGCGGTCGAGGTCGTCGGGTGGGTGTCGACCGGCTCGCGTCCGGCAGGCGGCGCCGACCCACGTCTGCGGTTCACGGTGACGGCCTCCGCGCTCCGGTTCGACGGTCGCTGGCACCGGGTGGCGGCACCGGTCGAGGTCGTCGCCCCTGCGGCGCCGCCGCTGGGCTCGACCGTGCAGCTGCGCGGCACCCTGACCGCCACGACGCGCGGCGAACGGGCCGCCGTCGTGCTGCGGGCGGGGGACGACCCGGCCGTCACCGGCGCGCCGCACCCGGCGCATGCCGGGGCGGGCCGGGTCCGTGCCGCCGCCCGGACGGTCGCCGCGGGCATGCCGGCGGACGTGCGCGGGCTGCTGCCCGCCGTGACCGTCGGCGACACCGGCGCCGTGCCGGCGGACCTCGTCACGGCGATGCGCGCCGCCGGGCTCGCCCACGTGATGGCGGTGTCCGGCGCCCACTTCGCGATCCTCGGCGCCCTGGTGCTCGCCGCCGCCGGTGCCGTGGGTGCGCCGCTGCCGGTGCGGGTGGCCGCGGTCGCGCTCGCCGGCACGGGTCTGCTGCTCGTGGTCGGCCCGTCGCCGAGCGTCGTGCGGGCAGCCGTCATGGGTGGGGTCGGCCTGCTCGGCCTGGTCGCGGGCCGCCGCGCGGCGGGTCCGGCGGCGCTGGCGGCGGCCGTCGTCGCCCTGCTCGTCGCCGACCCCTGGCTCGGGGTGGACGTCGGCTTCGCGCTCTCGGTCGCGGCCACGGCGGGCCTGGTCGTCCTCGGCCGTCCGCTCGTCGAGCGGTGGTCCCCGCGGTGCGGGCGCGACGCGGCCGCGCTGCTCGCGGCGCCCGTCGCGGCTCAGGTGGGGTGCCTGCCGGTGACGCTCGCCCTGTGGCCGACCCTCGGGCCGTGGGCCGTCGCGGCGAACCTCGTCGTGGCGCCCGCGGTGGCACCCGCGACCGTGCTGGGCCTGCTGGCGGCGCTGCTCGCGGGGCCCTGGCCGGCGGCGGCGGGCGTGGTCGCGGCCGGCGCGGGCGCGGCCTGCTGGTGGATCGCCGCGGTGGCGCGCTGCGCGGCGGGGCTGCCGGGGGCGTCCCTGGCGTGGTGGCCGGGTGCCGGGGGTGCCGTGACGGCGGCGGTCGCCGTCGTGGCGGCGGCCGTGCTCGTGCTGCGTCGTCCACGCCCGGGGTGA
- a CDS encoding ComEA family DNA-binding protein, whose protein sequence is MPPLDRSRTAPDVARRLVALAAHRAGDDPVPAPAVLAPDPTVPTPDPTAPSPAPPPGWTPRGPAPREPAPDALAAPWDPSVTTALTAAAATVPVAPTPRVRWVPGWRAAGTAVLLLALVAGGVALRSAAAPQGEPVALPTPAVAGRVTGDAADPADELVVHVVGAVADPGVVRLPLGSRVAEAVAAAGGSTPEADLAGVNLARVLTDGEQLVLPQVGAAPAAVVGPPQDALVDLNTADAVTLEALPGVGPVLAARIVEHRAGSPFTTVDELDDVSGIGPALLAELRPRVRV, encoded by the coding sequence ATGCCGCCACTCGACCGCTCCCGCACCGCGCCCGACGTCGCGCGCCGGCTCGTCGCGCTCGCCGCACATCGCGCCGGCGACGACCCGGTGCCCGCGCCGGCCGTGCTCGCGCCGGACCCGACCGTGCCCACGCCGGACCCGACCGCGCCGTCGCCTGCTCCACCCCCCGGCTGGACCCCGCGCGGCCCCGCACCGCGCGAGCCGGCGCCTGACGCGCTCGCGGCGCCGTGGGACCCCAGCGTGACGACGGCGCTGACCGCCGCAGCGGCGACGGTCCCGGTCGCCCCGACCCCCCGGGTGCGGTGGGTGCCGGGTTGGCGGGCCGCCGGGACGGCGGTGCTGCTGCTCGCGCTCGTCGCGGGCGGGGTCGCGCTGCGGTCCGCCGCCGCGCCCCAGGGTGAGCCGGTGGCGCTCCCGACGCCGGCGGTCGCCGGACGCGTGACGGGCGACGCGGCGGACCCGGCGGACGAGCTCGTGGTCCACGTCGTCGGGGCGGTCGCGGACCCCGGTGTGGTGCGGCTCCCGCTCGGCTCCCGGGTCGCCGAGGCGGTCGCCGCCGCCGGCGGCAGCACGCCCGAGGCCGACCTCGCCGGGGTCAACCTCGCGCGCGTGCTCACCGACGGTGAGCAGCTGGTCCTGCCGCAGGTCGGCGCGGCGCCCGCCGCCGTGGTCGGCCCCCCGCAGGACGCCCTGGTGGACCTCAACACCGCCGACGCCGTGACCCTCGAGGCGCTGCCGGGCGTCGGTCCGGTGCTCGCCGCGCGGATCGTCGAGCACCGCGCAGGCAGCCCCTTCACGACCGTCGACGAGCTCGACGACGTCTCCGGCATCGGACCCGCGCTGCTCGCGGAGCTCCGCCCGCGGGTGCGCGTGTGA
- a CDS encoding DegV family protein has protein sequence MVTDSTAALPPGLAASVGLHVVPLDVTIDGVRYVEGVDVTPEQLLHALERGAKVTTSQPPPSAFAAVYERAAAAGAHEIVSVHLSGEMSGTVRSARTAATVSPVPVRVVDSRTAALGFGFAAVAAARYAGAPVVADPDDPAAGDLPDDGRGAAVRRWMTRAVHRGAPAPVWPDAEQVARVAATAAESSRVWFLVDSLEHLRRGGRLGTAAAALGTVLGLRPLLSLQDGRLVVGEKVRTRRAARERLEQVALADLAGRTTARIGVHHVGPSDVAEEVAERLVRDAGVPVVEVLIADAGAVLAAHVGPGLLAVVVTDA, from the coding sequence GTGGTCACCGACTCCACGGCTGCGCTGCCGCCGGGCCTCGCGGCGTCCGTGGGCCTGCACGTCGTGCCGCTCGACGTCACCATCGACGGCGTGCGGTACGTCGAGGGCGTCGACGTGACACCCGAGCAGCTGCTCCACGCCCTCGAGCGCGGCGCGAAGGTCACGACGTCGCAGCCGCCGCCGTCGGCGTTCGCGGCCGTCTACGAGCGCGCCGCCGCCGCGGGCGCCCACGAGATCGTCTCGGTGCACCTGTCGGGCGAGATGTCGGGGACCGTGCGGTCCGCCCGCACGGCCGCGACCGTCAGCCCCGTGCCCGTGCGGGTGGTCGACTCGCGCACCGCCGCGCTGGGCTTCGGGTTCGCGGCCGTCGCCGCCGCACGGTACGCGGGTGCGCCGGTCGTCGCGGACCCCGACGACCCGGCGGCGGGGGACCTGCCGGACGACGGGCGCGGGGCCGCCGTGCGGCGCTGGATGACGCGTGCGGTGCACCGGGGAGCACCCGCCCCGGTCTGGCCCGACGCGGAGCAGGTGGCCCGCGTCGCCGCGACCGCCGCCGAGAGCAGCCGCGTGTGGTTCCTCGTCGACTCCCTCGAGCACCTGCGCCGCGGCGGTCGCCTCGGCACGGCGGCCGCGGCGCTCGGCACCGTCCTGGGCCTGCGGCCGCTGCTGTCGCTGCAGGACGGCCGGCTCGTCGTGGGCGAGAAGGTCCGCACCCGGCGCGCCGCGCGCGAACGTCTCGAGCAGGTCGCCCTCGCCGACCTCGCCGGTCGGACCACGGCGCGCATCGGCGTGCACCACGTCGGCCCCTCCGACGTCGCGGAGGAGGTCGCCGAGCGCCTCGTGCGGGACGCGGGCGTCCCCGTGGTCGAGGTGCTGATCGCCGACGCGGGCGCGGTGCTGGCCGCGCACGTCGGGCCGGGCCTGCTGGCGGTCGTCGTCACGGACGCGTAG